A window of the Balaenoptera acutorostrata chromosome 13, mBalAcu1.1, whole genome shotgun sequence genome harbors these coding sequences:
- the LIMK2 gene encoding LIM domain kinase 2 isoform X3, with translation MTGPVMVAGEFKYHPECFACMSCKVIIEDGDAYALVQHATLYCGKCHNEVVLAPMFERLSTESVQDQLPYSVTHISMPATTEGRRGFSVSVESACSNYATTVQVKEVNRMHISPNNRNAIHPGDRILEINGTPVRTLQVEEVEDAISQTSQTLQLLIEHDPVSQRLDQLRLDARLSPHMQNARHSGTLSPLDTKENLEGTLRRRSLRRSNSISKSPGPSSPKEPLLLSRDISRSESLRCSSSYSQQIFRPCDLIHGEVLGKGFFGQAIKVTHKATGKVMVMKELIRCDEETQKTFLTEVKVMRSLDHPNVLKFIGVLYKDKKLNLLTEYIEGGTLKDFLRSVDPFPWQQKVSFAKGIASGMAYLHSMCIIHRDLNSHNCLIKLDKTVVVADFGLSRLIVEERKKPPVEKATTKKRTLRKSDRKKRYTVVGNPYWMAPEMLNGKSYDETVDVFSFGIVLCEIIGQVYADPDCLPRTLDFGLNVKLFWEKFVPTDCPPAFFPLAAICCRLEPESRPAFSKLEDSFEALSLYLGDLGIPLPAELEELDHTVSVQYGLTRDSPP, from the exons GGATGGGGACGCATACGCCCTGGTGCAGCACGCCACCCTCTACTG TGGGAAGTGCCACAACGAGGTGGTGCTGGCACCCATGTTTGAGAGGCTCTCCACAGAGTCTGTCCAGGACCAGCTGCCCTATTCCGTCACACACATCTCCATGCCGGCCACCACCGAGGGCAGGCGGGGCTTCTCCGTGTCCGTGGAGAGTGCCTGCTCCAACTACGCCACCACCGTGCAAGTAAAAGA GGTCAACCGGATGCACATCAGTCCCAACAACCGCAATGCCATCCACCCTGGGGACCGCATCCTGGAGATCAATGGGACCCCCGTCCGCACACTCCAAGTGGAAGAG GTAGAAGATGCGATTAGCCAGACGAGCCAGACGCTTCAGCTCTTGATTGAACATGACCCCGTCTCCCAGCGCCTGGACCAGCTGCGGCTGGATGCACGGCTCTCTCCCCACATGCAGAATGCCAGACACTCGGGCACCCTCAGCCCCCTGGACACGAAGGAGAATCTGGAAGGGACGCTGAGGAGACGCTCCCTAAG GCGCAGTAACAGCATCTCCAAGTCCCCTGGCCCCAGCTCCCCAAAGGAGCCCCTCCTGCTCAGCCGTGACATCAGCCGCTCAGAATCCCTCCGCTGTTCCAGCAGTTACTCGCAGCAGATCTTCCGGCCGTGTGACCTGATCCACGGGGAGGTCCTGGGAAAGGGCTTCTTTGGGCAGGCCATCAAG GTGACACACAAAGCCACAGGCAAAGTGATGGTCATGAAGGAGTTGATTCGGTGTGATGAGGAGACACAGAAGACTTTTCTGACTGAG GTGAAGGTGATGCGCAGCCTGGACCACCCCAACGTGCTCAAGTTCATCGGCGTGCTGTACAAGGACAAGAAGCTGAACCTGCTGACAGAGTACATCGAGGGAGGCACGCTGAAGGACTTTCTGCGCAGCGTG GACCCGTTCCCCTGGCAGCAGAAAGTCAGCTTTGCCAAAGGCATCGCCTCTGGAATG GCCTATTTGCATTCCATGTGTATCATCCACCGGGATCTGAACTCGCACAACTGCCTCATCAAGCTG GACAAGACCGTGGTGGTGGCAGACTTTGGGCTGTCACGGCTCATAGTCGAGGAGAGGAAGAAGCCCCCAGTGGAGAAGGCCACCACCAAGAAGCGTACCTTGCGCAAGAGTGACCGCAAGAAACGCTACACGGTGGTGGGAAACCCCTACTGGATGGCCCCTGAGATGCTGAATG GAAAGAGCTACGACGAGACCGTGGATGTCTTCTCTTTTGGGATCGTCCTCTGTGAG ATCATCGGGCAGGTGTATGCAGATCCTGATTGCCTGCCCCGAACACTGGACTTCGGCCTCAACGTGAAGCTCTTCTGGGAGAAGTTTGTCCCCACAGACTGCCCCCCAGCCTTCTTCCCCCTGGCCGCCATCTGCTGTAGACTGGAGCCTGAGAGCAG ACCAGCATTCTCCAAACTGGAGGACTCCTTTGAGGCCCTCTCCCTGTACCTTGGGGACCTGGGCATCCCGCTGCCTGCAGAGCTGGAGGAGCTGGACCACACTGTGAGCGTGCAATATGGCCTGACCAGGGACTCGCCCCCCTAG
- the PIK3IP1 gene encoding phosphoinositide-3-kinase-interacting protein 1, protein MLLAWLQTILVVSNMLLAKTYGSGGCFWDNGHLYRADQPSPAPGLLCLNWLDAQSGLLFAPESGAGNHSYCRNPDQDPRGPWCYVSSEAGAPEKRPCKDLRCPETTFQGPPISTTETEEVSEVPGGDEVQVFAPANTLPAQSEAAAVQPVIGISQRVRVNSKEKKDLGTLGYVLGVTMMVIIIGIGAGIVLGYTYKRGKDLKEQHERKVCEREMQRITLPLSAFTNPTCEIVDEKTIVVHASQTPVDLQEGSAPLMGQAGTPGA, encoded by the exons ATGCTGTTGGCCTGGCTGCAAACAATCCTCGTGGTCAGCAACATGCTCCTGGCAAAAACCTATGGATCTGGAG GCTGCTTCTGGGACAACGGCCACCTGTACCGGGCGGACCAGCCCTCTCCCGCGCCGGGCCTCCTCTGCCTCAACTGGCTGGACGCGCAGAGCGGCCTGCTATTTGCCCCCGAGTCGG GCGCCGGCAACCACAGCTACTGCCGGAACCCGGACCAGGACCCACGTGGGCCCTGGTGCTACGTCAGCAGCGAGGCCGGCGCTCCCGAGAAGCGGCCTTGCAAGGACCTGCGCTGCCCAG AGACCACTTTCCAGGGCCCGCCAATCTCTACAACAGAAACCGAGGAGGTGTCTGAAGTGCCAGGAGGAGATGAGGTGCAGGTGTTTGCTCCTGCCAACACCCTGCCTGCCCAGAGCGAGGCCGCTGCCGTGCAGCCAGTGATTGGGATCAGCCAGCGGGTGCGGGTGAACTCCAAAGAGAAAAAGGACCTGGGAACCCTGG GCTACGTGCTGGGCGTTACCATGATGGTGATCATCATCGGCATTGGAGCTGGCATCGTCCTCGGTTACACCTACAAGAG GGGCAAGGACCTGAAAGAGCAGCATGAGCGGAAGGtgtgtgagagggagatgcaacgAATCACCCTGCCCTTGTCTGCCTTCACCAACCCCACCTGTGAGATCGTGGATGAGAAGACCATTGTGGTCCACGCCAGCCAGACTCCAGTTGACCTTCAGGAGGGCAGTGCCCCCCTCATGGGCCAGGCGGGCACTCCAGGCGCCTGA